In Chitinibacter sp. SCUT-21, a single genomic region encodes these proteins:
- the nuoL gene encoding NADH-quinone oxidoreductase subunit L, whose product MDMKSIYLLIPLAPLFGALISGLLGWLIGRRAAHCVTIAGVAASFGLSAYVLNYLLGGGESFNGTVYTWLTVNGVDLNVGFLVDNLTAMMMCVVTFVSLMVHLYTIGYMHDDPGYQRFFSYISLFTFSMLMLVMSNNFVQLFFGWEAVGLVSYLLIGFWFKRPTATFANLKAFLVNRVGDFGFLLGIGLVLAHFGTLDYAEVFAKLPELEHATISIIPGTTWSLMTVTCILLFIGAMGKSAQFPLHVWLPDSMEGPTPISALIHAATMVTAGIFMVSRMSPMFELSETALNFVLVIGAITALFMGFLGIIQNDIKRVVAYSTLSQLGYMTVALGASAYSVAVFHLMTHAFFKALLFLAAGSVIMGMHHDQDIRNMGGLRKYMPITWITSLLGSLALIGTPFLSGFYSKDSIILAVEASKLPGAGFAQFAVIAGVFVTAFYSFRMYFLVFHGKEQWMQKKEHHHAHDAHDDHDHHHGLGPNDKPHESPWVVTLPLVLLAIPSVFIGAFAMTNMLVGDFFKDVIFVNHELHGAMEAVGEHAEDWYHMGMHAFVTLPFWLAVAGVASAYFFYMVKPEIPAALDRFFTSIGVKKLLEEKYYMDHLYINGFAAGGRALGTVLWKVGDTLLIDGLVVNGTAKLVGLFSNLTRRIQSGYIYHYAFAMIVGVLLLLTLLANSLLQVQ is encoded by the coding sequence ATGGACATGAAATCGATTTATCTGCTGATCCCGCTTGCGCCGCTGTTTGGTGCGCTGATTTCCGGCCTTTTAGGCTGGTTAATCGGCCGCCGTGCAGCACACTGCGTGACCATCGCGGGGGTTGCCGCTTCATTCGGCTTATCAGCTTACGTACTGAATTATTTGCTCGGTGGTGGCGAATCATTCAATGGCACGGTTTATACCTGGCTCACCGTTAATGGCGTTGATCTGAACGTCGGCTTCTTGGTCGACAATCTGACCGCCATGATGATGTGCGTGGTTACTTTTGTATCGTTGATGGTGCACTTATACACCATCGGCTATATGCATGACGATCCAGGCTATCAACGTTTCTTTAGCTACATCTCACTCTTTACCTTCTCAATGTTGATGCTTGTCATGAGTAACAACTTTGTTCAGCTGTTCTTCGGCTGGGAAGCAGTAGGTTTAGTGTCTTACCTGTTGATCGGTTTCTGGTTCAAGCGTCCAACTGCGACGTTTGCGAACTTGAAAGCCTTCTTGGTTAACCGTGTAGGTGACTTCGGTTTCCTATTAGGTATCGGCTTGGTACTGGCGCACTTTGGTACACTCGATTACGCCGAAGTTTTCGCAAAATTGCCAGAGCTTGAGCACGCAACGATCAGCATCATTCCAGGTACAACTTGGTCTTTGATGACTGTCACGTGCATCTTGCTGTTTATTGGTGCAATGGGTAAATCTGCTCAATTCCCATTACACGTTTGGTTGCCAGATTCGATGGAAGGCCCAACGCCAATTTCTGCACTGATTCACGCAGCAACAATGGTTACAGCGGGTATCTTCATGGTATCTCGTATGTCACCGATGTTTGAGTTGTCAGAAACTGCGTTGAACTTTGTGTTGGTGATTGGCGCAATTACTGCGCTGTTTATGGGCTTCTTGGGCATTATCCAGAACGACATTAAACGTGTGGTTGCGTACTCTACTTTGTCGCAATTGGGTTATATGACTGTTGCATTGGGTGCTTCTGCGTACTCAGTAGCAGTATTCCACTTGATGACTCACGCGTTCTTTAAAGCTTTGTTGTTCCTTGCTGCTGGTTCGGTAATTATGGGTATGCATCACGATCAAGACATCCGCAATATGGGTGGCTTGCGTAAATACATGCCAATTACTTGGATTACGTCGTTGCTTGGCTCATTGGCCTTGATTGGTACGCCATTCCTGTCTGGTTTCTACTCTAAAGATTCGATTATCTTGGCAGTAGAAGCGTCTAAATTGCCAGGTGCTGGTTTTGCGCAATTCGCCGTAATTGCTGGTGTGTTTGTTACTGCGTTCTACTCATTCCGTATGTACTTCTTGGTATTCCACGGTAAAGAGCAGTGGATGCAGAAGAAAGAACATCACCATGCTCACGACGCGCATGATGATCATGACCACCACCACGGTTTGGGTCCGAATGACAAGCCACACGAGTCACCATGGGTTGTTACATTGCCGTTAGTCTTATTGGCGATTCCATCAGTGTTTATTGGTGCGTTTGCAATGACCAATATGTTGGTGGGTGATTTCTTCAAAGACGTGATTTTTGTAAATCATGAACTGCACGGCGCAATGGAAGCGGTAGGCGAGCACGCTGAAGACTGGTACCACATGGGCATGCATGCGTTTGTAACGCTGCCGTTCTGGTTGGCTGTAGCCGGTGTAGCAAGTGCTTACTTCTTCTACATGGTTAAACCAGAAATTCCAGCTGCTTTGGATCGCTTCTTCACTTCGATTGGCGTGAAAAAATTGCTGGAAGAGAAATACTACATGGATCACTTGTACATCAACGGCTTTGCCGCTGGTGGTCGTGCATTGGGTACCGTGTTGTGGAAAGTGGGTGACACCCTGCTGATTGATGGTTTGGTTGTCAATGGTACGGCGAAATTGGTTGGTTTGTTCTCTAACCTAACGCGTCGCATCCAAAGCGGCTACATCTATCACTACGCGTTTGCAATGATTGTTGGTGTGTTGTTGTTACTAACATTGTTAGCAAATTCGTTACTGCAAGTGCAGTAA
- a CDS encoding NADH-quinone oxidoreductase subunit M yields MTGNLLSLAIWMPILAGVIVLATGSDKNATAARWLALLGALASFLVTIPLYTGFETLHGGMQFEEMKPWIQSLNINYHLGVDGLSMFFVILNSFTTLMVVLAGWQVIEKRVAQYMAAFLIMSGLINGAFVALDAILFYVFFEAMLIPMYLIIGVWGGPNRVYASVKFFLYTLMGSLLTLVAFIYLYFQSGGSFEIAEYHRLPLGMAAQTLLLVAFFFAFAVKVPMWPVHTWLPDAHVEAPTGGSMVLAAITLKLGAYGFLRFALPIAPDASREYAWVFVVLSLVAVVYIGMVALVQTDMKKLVAYSSISHMGFVTLGFFMFGGADGNQLNAWAVEGALVQMISHGFVSAAMFFCIGVMYDRVHSRKIADYGGVANKMPIFAAFMMLFAMANSGLPATSGFAGEFMVILGAVQVNFWYAVAAATTLIFGAAYTLWMYKRVIFGDVANDNVAELKDVNAREFLVLAILAIAVLGMGLFPKPFTDVMHQSVNDLIWHVSQTKLH; encoded by the coding sequence ATGACGGGTAATCTCCTCAGCCTTGCGATCTGGATGCCAATTTTGGCAGGCGTGATCGTGCTCGCGACAGGAAGCGATAAAAACGCTACTGCTGCGCGCTGGCTGGCGCTACTGGGCGCTTTGGCCTCTTTCCTTGTAACGATCCCTTTGTATACAGGTTTCGAAACGCTTCATGGCGGTATGCAATTTGAAGAAATGAAACCTTGGATTCAAAGCCTAAACATTAACTACCACTTGGGCGTTGACGGCTTGTCGATGTTCTTTGTGATCTTGAACAGCTTTACCACCTTGATGGTGGTATTGGCTGGCTGGCAAGTCATTGAAAAGCGTGTAGCGCAATACATGGCTGCATTCTTGATTATGTCAGGCTTGATCAATGGTGCTTTTGTTGCGTTGGATGCGATTCTGTTCTACGTATTCTTCGAAGCAATGTTGATCCCGATGTACCTGATTATCGGTGTATGGGGTGGTCCAAACCGCGTTTACGCGTCAGTGAAGTTCTTCTTGTACACGCTGATGGGTTCATTGCTGACTTTGGTGGCCTTCATCTACCTGTACTTCCAATCAGGTGGCAGCTTCGAAATCGCTGAATACCATCGTCTGCCTTTGGGCATGGCGGCGCAAACCTTGTTGCTGGTGGCGTTCTTCTTTGCCTTCGCGGTGAAAGTACCAATGTGGCCAGTTCACACTTGGTTGCCAGACGCGCACGTTGAAGCACCGACCGGTGGTTCTATGGTGTTGGCGGCGATTACGCTGAAACTCGGTGCTTACGGTTTCTTGCGATTCGCTCTGCCAATCGCACCAGATGCCTCTCGTGAGTATGCTTGGGTATTCGTTGTATTGTCGCTGGTTGCAGTCGTATACATCGGTATGGTGGCGTTGGTACAAACTGATATGAAAAAATTGGTGGCTTACTCATCAATTTCTCACATGGGTTTTGTGACACTGGGCTTCTTTATGTTCGGTGGTGCTGATGGTAACCAATTGAATGCTTGGGCTGTAGAAGGCGCCTTGGTTCAAATGATTTCTCACGGTTTTGTTTCTGCCGCGATGTTCTTCTGTATCGGTGTGATGTATGACCGTGTACACAGCCGCAAAATCGCTGATTACGGTGGTGTTGCGAACAAGATGCCAATCTTTGCTGCCTTCATGATGTTGTTTGCTATGGCGAACTCTGGTTTGCCAGCGACATCAGGTTTTGCTGGTGAATTCATGGTGATCTTGGGTGCTGTTCAGGTGAACTTCTGGTACGCCGTTGCAGCAGCCACTACGCTGATCTTCGGTGCGGCATACACATTGTGGATGTACAAACGCGTGATTTTTGGTGATGTTGCGAACGACAACGTTGCTGAGTTGAAAGATGTCAACGCACGTGAATTCTTGGTATTGGCTATTTTAGCCATCGCAGTATTGGGTATGGGTCTATTCCCGAAACCATTTACTGATGTGATGCACCAGTCAGTGAACGACCTGATTTGGCATGTTTCACAAACCAAGCTCCACTAA
- the nuoN gene encoding NADH-quinone oxidoreductase subunit NuoN: MTWTSLNPWVATPEIFLLCAVCAILLIDLFISDAKRGITYVLTLLTLGVTAALVVAGHEPQARMGFSNSFLADALSDYAKLGMILGVALVLIYGRGYAKARGLYRGEFFTLAMFSLLGMMVMASAVNFLTLYVGLELMSLSIYAMVALNRDSFASTEAAMKYFVLGALASGMLLYGMSMLYGATGTLDVFAIAKAIQQGTANNLLVVFGLVFVVTGLGFKFGAVPFHMWVPDVYQGAPTPMTQLISTAPKIAVFVFTLRVLAQALEGFAGDWRGMLMILAVLSIALGNITAIAQTNIKRMFGYSTISHMGFVLLGILVATPNGYAASFFYVMSYLLMGAAGFGVLMLLSRQGFEAEQIVDLKGLNQRSPWFALMMLFTMFSMAGIPVFLGFFAKLSVLKEIVNLGMVWLAVVAVAFSLIGAFYYLRVVKVMYFDDAETTEPLNACFDAKVILSINCLLLLVLGLMPNTVMTVLIDAVQRSIIPGVIH; this comes from the coding sequence ATGACCTGGACCAGTCTTAATCCATGGGTGGCAACGCCAGAGATCTTCTTGCTCTGTGCGGTATGTGCCATCCTGCTGATTGATTTATTTATCAGTGATGCAAAACGTGGCATTACCTATGTTTTGACCTTGCTCACTTTGGGTGTAACCGCTGCACTGGTTGTTGCGGGACACGAACCTCAAGCGCGCATGGGCTTTAGCAATTCATTCTTGGCTGATGCCTTGTCTGACTACGCTAAACTCGGAATGATCTTGGGTGTTGCCCTAGTATTGATCTACGGCCGAGGCTACGCAAAGGCTCGCGGCTTATACCGTGGTGAATTCTTCACGCTGGCGATGTTCTCATTGCTCGGTATGATGGTAATGGCATCTGCTGTTAACTTCCTGACTCTGTACGTGGGTCTGGAATTGATGTCGCTGTCGATCTACGCGATGGTTGCGCTGAATCGTGATTCATTTGCTTCTACTGAAGCTGCGATGAAGTACTTCGTACTTGGTGCTCTGGCGTCAGGTATGTTGCTCTACGGTATGTCTATGCTGTACGGCGCGACAGGTACTTTGGACGTATTCGCGATTGCGAAAGCAATTCAGCAAGGTACGGCGAATAACCTGCTGGTGGTGTTTGGCTTGGTGTTTGTTGTAACCGGTCTTGGCTTTAAGTTTGGTGCTGTTCCATTCCACATGTGGGTGCCAGACGTTTATCAAGGCGCGCCAACACCAATGACTCAGTTGATTTCAACTGCGCCAAAAATTGCCGTGTTTGTTTTCACGCTGCGTGTATTGGCGCAAGCGCTAGAAGGCTTCGCAGGCGACTGGCGTGGCATGCTGATGATCTTGGCAGTGTTGTCGATTGCCTTGGGTAATATCACAGCGATTGCACAAACCAATATCAAGCGTATGTTTGGTTATTCAACCATTTCTCACATGGGCTTTGTGCTGTTGGGGATTTTGGTTGCAACGCCAAATGGCTACGCAGCTTCATTCTTCTACGTGATGAGCTATCTGTTGATGGGCGCGGCAGGTTTTGGTGTGTTGATGCTATTGTCACGCCAAGGTTTTGAAGCGGAACAAATCGTAGACTTGAAAGGTCTGAATCAACGCAGCCCATGGTTTGCGCTGATGATGTTGTTCACAATGTTCTCAATGGCGGGTATCCCTGTGTTCTTGGGCTTCTTTGCAAAACTATCTGTTTTGAAAGAAATCGTGAATCTGGGTATGGTTTGGTTAGCCGTTGTCGCTGTGGCGTTCTCGTTAATCGGTGCATTCTATTACCTGCGTGTCGTTAAAGTGATGTACTTTGACGATGCAGAAACGACTGAACCATTGAATGCTTGCTTTGACGCCAAAGTGATTCTGTCGATCAACTGCTTGTTGTTGCTGGTATTGGGCTTAATGCCAAATACGGTGATGACTGTGCTGATCGATGCGGTACAGCGCTCGATTATTCCTGGCGTTATTCACTAA
- a CDS encoding DUF2818 family protein yields the protein MQNLLLIGTLAALAANLPFLSEKILFVWETKTGKKNFLWRLFELTFYFIVVGFIARLVEAQVSPIHSQNWQFYVSVLALFIVLAWPGFVWRYFWRKPGL from the coding sequence ATGCAAAATTTGCTATTAATTGGTACGTTGGCGGCCTTGGCCGCCAATTTGCCATTCTTGTCTGAGAAAATCTTGTTTGTTTGGGAAACCAAAACAGGGAAAAAAAACTTCCTGTGGCGTTTATTTGAACTCACTTTTTACTTTATCGTTGTTGGTTTTATTGCTCGCTTGGTCGAGGCGCAAGTCAGCCCAATTCATTCACAAAACTGGCAGTTTTATGTGAGTGTGTTGGCCTTGTTTATCGTCTTGGCGTGGCCCGGTTTTGTCTGGCGATATTTCTGGCGCAAACCCGGATTGTAA